The Usitatibacter rugosus genome segment CCCGTCGCGACGATCCTCGGCCTCGCCTTCAAGCTCTTCGACCCGGAAAAGCTCCTCGGCGGCGAGGAGGAGCTCGGGATCACGCTGGCACTCGTGCCGACGTCGCACAAGGGCGTGGAGATCGGACGGCGCCACCTGCCGCTCGGCAGCGCGTTCATGAACGGCCCGACGCACGGCAAGGACGTCTTCATTCCGATGGACTGGATCATCGGTGGGCAGCCGATGGTGGGCAAGGGCTGGCGCATGCTGGTCGAGTGCCTCGCCGCGGGCCGCTCGATCTCGCTGCCGTCGCTCTCGATGGCCGCCGGCAAGCTGGGCTCGCGCGCCTCCGGCGCCTATGCCCGCGTGCGCTCGCAGTTCAAGACGCCCATCGGCAAGTTCGAGGGCATCGAGGAGCCGCTCGCCCGCATCGGCGGCTACACGTACATGATGGACGGCACGCGCAGGATGACGATGGCGGCGCTGGATCTCGGCGAGAAGCCCAGCGTGATCTCGGCGATCTGCAAGTACCACATGACCGAGCGCATGCGCACGATCCTGAACGACGCCATGGACATCCACGGCGGCAAGGGGATCATGCTCGGCAAGAACAACTACCTGGGCCGCGCCTACCAGACGATCCCCATCGCCATCACGGTGGAAGGCGCCAACATCCTCACGCGCTCGCTGATCATCTTCGGCCAGGGCGCCATCCGCTGCCATCCCTTCGTGCTGAAGGAGATCCGCGCGGCGAGCGAGAACAACCTCGTCACGTTCGATGCGGCACTCTTCGGCCATTTCTCGTTCACGCTCTCCAATGCGGCGCGCTCCCTGTGGCTCGGCATCACCGGCGCCAAGGGCGTGTCGGTCCCGGGCTCTCCGGAGACGAAGCGCTACCTGCAGATGATGACGCGCTTCTCCTCGGCCTTTGCGCTGCTCGCGGATACGTCGATGTTCGTGCTGGGCGGGAACCTGAAGCGCAAGGAAAAGATCTCCGGGCGCCTGGGCGACATCCTCTCGATGCTCTACATGGCCTCGGCCACCATCAAGCGCTTCCACGACGAGGGCCGCCAGAAGGACGACATCGCGCTGCTCACCTGGAGCGTGAACGACGCATTCTTCAAGATGCAGGTGGCGATGGACGGCGTGCTCGCGAACTTCCCCAACCGCTTCATCGCGGGGGTGCTTCGCTTCCTCGTGTTCCCGAAGGGCCTCACGCTCACGGCGCCGTACGACAAGTGGGGCTCGCGCGTGGCGCAGATCCTCATCACGCCGGGCGCGGCACGCGACCGCCTTACCGCGGGCGCCTACATCCCGCGCGACGAGAACGACGTCGTGGGCCGCCTCGAGTTCGCGATGGAAGCGGTGATCAAGGCCGATCCGATCGAGCACAAGATCCGGGCCGCGCAGAAGGAAGGCAAGCTCCCGCAGCGCAGCGTGGCCGAGCGCCGCCTGGCCGCGCTGAACCAGGGGCTCGTCACGAAGGAGGAGTACGAGCACCTCCTGTACACCGATCGCCTGCGCCACGACGTCGTCAAGGTGGATGACCATCCCTTCGACCTCGCGCGCCACTCCCCGGAGGAAACGCAATGGCAGCCCCCGAAAACCGCCGCGTCCATGTAGTCGACGGCGCGCGCACGCCGTTCCTGCGCGCGAAGACGGGCCTCGGCCCCTTCACGGGTTCCGACCTCGCCGTCGCCGCGGCACGCCCGCTGGTCGCGCGCCAGCCGTTCGAGGCCACCGCGTTCGACGAGGTGATCGTCGGCGCTGCCATGCCCTCGGCCGACGAGGCGAACATCGGCCGCGTGGTCAGCCTTCGCGTCGGCTGCGGCGAGAAGGTCCCGGCGTGGACCGTGATGCGCAACTGCGCCTCCGGCCTGCAGGCGATCGACACCGCGTACCTGAACATCCTCGCCGGCCGCTCGAGCCTCGTGCTCGCCGGTGGCACCGACGCGATGAGCCACGCGCCGCTGCTCTACGGGCCGGTCATGGTGAACTGGCTCGCGCAGTGGTACGCGGCCAAGTCCTTCGGCCAGAAGGCCGCGCTCGCGACGAGGTTCCGCCTCTCGCAGCTGGCCCCCGTGATCGCCATCCTGCGAGGCCTCACCGACCCGGTGGTGAAGCTCTCGATGGGCTCCACCGCCGAGATCGTCGCCAAGCGCTTCGGCATCACGCGCCCGATGATGGATGCGTACGCGGTCGAATCGCACCGCCGCCTCGCCTTCGCCCAGGACAATGGGTACCTGAAGGAGATCGAGCCTCTCTACGACGGCGACGGTACCGTGTACGCGGCCGATGACGGCCTGCGCCGCGACTCCAGCGTCGAGAAGCTCGCGAAGCTGAAACCCGTGTTCGACAAGACCTACGGCAACGTGACGGCGGGCAACAGCTCGCAGATCACCGACGGCGCGGCCATGCTCGTGATTGCTTCCGAGGACGTGGTGCGCGAATACAACCTGAAGCCGCTGGGCACGATCGTCGATTCCCATTGGGGCGCGCTCGATCCCGCCGAGATGGGCCTCGGCCCGGTGCATGCGATCACGCCGCTGCTGCAGAGGAATCACCTGAAGCTCGAGGACATGGACGCTATCGAGATCAACGAGGCCTTCGCCGCCCAGGTGCTGGGCTGCGTGGAAGCCTTCGCCGATCCCGCGTACATGAAGGAGCACTTCGGCGGCAGCGTGGGGCAGGTGGACCGTGCCAAGCTGAACGTCGACGGTGGCGCCATCGCGCTGGGCCATCCGATCGGTGCCTCGGGCGCCCGTGTCGTGTTGCATGCGCTGAAGGTGCTGGAGAGGACTGGAGGGAAGAGGGCGGTTGCTTCTCTCTGCATTGGCGGCGGGCAGGGTGGGGCGATGCTGCTGGAGAGAGCGTAGGTAGATAGGCCGAATTGAAAAGGGAAGGAAGGGAAGGAAAAGCGGAGGAGGGGAAGGAAAGCAAAGGCAGGAGTCAGGTCGTCACGAATCCCGGCGCCAATCGAGTTCACAACATCCATTCCCTGCTTTCCTTCCCCTCCTCCGCTTTTCCTTCCCTTCCTTCCCCTAAAAAACAACGGTTCCATTTTCGATGTCCCAGGGATTCCTCTCGAAGCTCACCTTCGGCCCGCGCCGCATGCGCTGGCTCTTCAACCTCTGGCCGCCATTCCGCGGAATGGGAGTCAAGGTCCGCGAGATTTCCCCCGATTTCCGCCACGCGATCGTGGAGCTGCGCATGCGGCTCCTCAATCGCAACTACGTCGGCTCGCACTTCGGCGGCTCGATCTACGCCATGACCGATCCGTTCTACATGGTCATGATGATGAACAACCTCGGGCGCGACTACGTGGTCTGGGACAAGATGGGCACGGTGAAGTACCTGAAGCCCGGCCACGGCACGCTCACCGCGGAGTTCGTCGTCACGCAAGCGATGGTGGACGAGGCGATCGCGAGCACGGCCGAAGGGGCCAAGTTCGAGCCCACGTACGCGGTGGAACTGAAGGATCGCGAAGGGGCGGTCGTCGCCACCGTCGAGAAGACGCTCTACATCCGGAAGAAAAAATAATGCAGCTCACGCACTGGAAGCTCGACGTCGACGCGGACAACCTGGCCTGGCTCTGGTTCGATCGCGCCGACAGCGCCACCAACACGTTTTCCACCGAGGCGCTGCTGGAGCTGCGCAAGATGTGCGAGCACCTGCGCTCGATGGCGCCCAAGGGCCTCGCCATCCTCTCGGCCAAGGAGAACGGCTTCGCCGCCGGGGCGGACATCGACGAGTTCACGCGCCTGAAGGACGCGGAGGAGGCCCAGCGCTTCCTCGTGCTCGGCAACGAGGTGTTCGACCAGGTCGAGGCCCTGCCCTTCCCGACGCTCGCGATGATCCATGGCTTCTGCATGGGCGGCGGCACGGAGCTGGCGCTCGCCTGCAAGTACCGCATCGCCGACGACGGTCCCAAGACCAAGATGGCCCTGCCGGAAGTGATGATCGGCATCGTGCCGGGCTGGGGCGGCGCCAAGCGCATGCCCAGGCTGATCGGTGCCGCCGCGGCGCTGGACCTCATGCTCACGGGCCGCGGCGTCGACGGCCGCAAGGCGAAGAAGCTGGGCCTCGTGGATGCCGTGACGCCCAAGCGCCATTTCCCGAACGCCGTGCGCCAGTTCCTCCTGGCCCCACCCTCGGTGCACAAGCCGGCGTTCATGGCCGCGGTGACCGACTGGCCCGGCGTGCGCAATCTCGTCGCGAAGATGTCGCTCAAAGAGGTCGCGAAGAAAGCGCGCCGCGATCATTACCCCGCGCCCTATGCGATCGTCGAGCTGTGGCGCGATTTCGGCGGGGACGTGCGCAACGTCCCGCGCGAGCATCCCGCGTCGATGCAGAGCCTCTTCAAGCACCCGACGACCGCCAACCTCATCCGTCTCTTCAAGCTGCAGGATCGCCTGAAGGCGCTCGGCAAATCGGACCTGCCTCCGATTCGCCACCTGCATGTGATCGGCGCCGGCGCGATGGGCGGCGACATCGCGGCGTGGGCTTCGCTTCGCGGAGTCACCGTCACGCTGCAGGACCTGGCGCCCGAGCGCATTGCGCCCGCGATCAAGAGAGCCCACGAGCTCTACACCAAGCGCCTGAAGCTGCCGCACCTGATCCAGGCCGCGATGGACCGGTTGATCCCCGACGTCGCGGGCTCCGGCGTCGCGAAGGCCGACCTCATCATCGAGGCGATCGTCGAGAACGCCGAGGTGAAGAAGAAGCTCTTCGCGCAGGTGGAGCCGAAGATGAAGGCCGGCGCGATCCTGGCTTCCAACACCTCGAGCATCCCGCTGCAGGAGCTCTTCGACGCGTTGAAGCGTCCCGAGCGTCTCGTGGGCCTGCACTTCTTCAATCCCGTCGCGCAGATGATGCTGGTGGAGATCGTCGAGAGCCCGCGCACGCCGCAGCACGTGATGCTGGCCGGCCAGGCGTTCGCGAAGCAGATCGACAAGCTGCCTCTGCCCTGCAAGTCGGCTCCCGGCTTCCTCGTGAATCGCGTGCTCACGCCCTATCTCAACGAGGCGATGCTGATGGTGGACGAAGGCATTCCGCCCGAGACCATCGATGCCGCCGCGAAGGATTTCGGCATGCCGATGGGGCCGATCGAGCTCGCCGACATGGTCGGCCTCGACGTGGGCTGGGCCGTCGGCCAGGAGCTCGCGAAGCCGGGCGCCATCGTGCCGAAGAAGCTGAAGGCGCTCGTGGACGGCAAGCGCTTCGGCAAGAAATCGGGCGAGGGCTTCTACAAGTGGGTGAACGGCAAGCCGGTGAAATCCTCGCCGGGCCCGGGCAGCGTGGACCTGAAGGCGCTCGCCGACCGCATGGTGCTGCCGATGCTGAACGAGGCGGTCGCGTGCGTGCGCGAGAAGATCGTGGCGGACGCGGATCTCTGCGATGCCGGCATCGTCTTCGGTACCGGCTTCGCGCCGCATCGCGGCGGGCCGATCCAGTACATCCGGCAGCGCGGGAAGCCGGAGCTGCTGGCGATCCTCGAAGAACTCCGCAAACACCACGGTGAACGCTTCACCGCTGACGCGGGCTGGCAGCTCATTTAGAGAACTAGTGCGAAAGGCTCCCTCCGCAGATAAACACAGATAAACGCGGATAAACCTTGCAGGGCCAAACCCCAAAATTGCGGTTCGCGTCCATCTGCGTTTATCTGTGTTTATCTGCGGAGGGAGCCTTTCGCCTTGGCACGGGAGCAACAGGTGAATAGAGCGCTAGCGGCGTGGCAGCGGATGGAGGGCAAGCCCTTCGGCAAGGCACTCTTCTCGAGAGTGATCTGCTGGAAGGCGCCGTACTTCGGCTCGATCTCGCCGCGCATCGAGGAATTCCGTCCGGGCTTCGCGCGCGTCTCGATGAAGAAGCGCCGTGCGGTGCAGAACCATATCGGCACGGTGCACGCGATCGCGATGTGCAACCTGGCCGAGATGGCCGCGGGCACGCTGACGGAGATCTCGATCCCGGCGTCGATGCGCTGGCTGCCGAAGGGCATGCAGGTCGAGTACCTGAAGAAGGCCGAGACCGACGTCGAAGCGCACGCGACCGTGGGCGCGGTGACGGAAGGCGCGTCGCAGGACGTGCCGGTCACGGTGGAGGTGAAGAACCGCGCCGGCGAGACGGTCGTCCGCGCCGTGATCACGATGTGGGTCACGCCCCGCAAGAAATCCTGAGATGGAAGAGCAGCGCGGCACCGCCGCCGCGGCGGACGGCCACGAGCTCGCGGTCACTCGCTTCGCGGCACAGGAGCCCGCGTTCGCCAGCGTGCTCATCGCGGGCGCGATGGGCGTGCGCCAGGACTTCTACGCCCCGCTCGCCCGATTCCTCGCCGCGAATGGCATGCACGTCCTCACCTTCGACTACCGCGGCATGGGATGGTCGAGGCGGCGGCCGATGCGCGGCTTCGAAGCCGACATCTCGCTCTGGGTCGAACGCGACGTCGCGGCGATGCTCGCCGAGGCCCGCCAAGCCGCGCCCGCGTTGCCACTGTGCGTGCTGGGCCACAGCCTGGGCGGCCAGATCCTCGGCGTCACGCCGGGTGCCGAGGGCGTGCGCGCGGCGGTGACCGTCTGCGCGGGCAGCGGTTACTATCGCTACAACGATCGCATCCCGCTCCAGGTCCGGTTGCTCTGGTTCGTGTTCATGCCGCTCCTCATTCCGATCTTCGGCTACTTTCCGGGCAAGGCCCTGCGCGTGGTCGGCGACCTCCCGCGCGGCGTCGCGACGCAGTGGCGCAAGTGGTGCCTGCACCCGGACTACATCGCGAGCGAATCGGCCGCGTATCGCGAGGCGTTCCTGCGCGTGAAGGCGCCGTTACTCGGGTACTCGTTCGAGGACGACGAGCTGATCACGAAGCCCGCCATCGACAACCTGCACGGCCTCTACGCCAACGCGGCGCTCGAGCGCCGCCACCTGCGTCCGTCCGACGTGGCGCGTCTCGCCGTCGGGCACTTCGGCTACTTTTCCGAGCGCAGCCGCGACACGCTGTGGCAGGACACGCTCGCCTGGCTCCGGACGAAAGTGCGATGAAGCTGCGCGAGGCCACCGCGGCCGACATCGAGGCCATCGCCGCGATCTACGGCCACCATGTGCGCACCGGGCTTGCGTCCTTCGAGATCGACGCGCCGGATGCGGCCGAGATGCAGCGCCGCTTCGAGGCGCTCCGCGCGAAGGGCTTCCCGTATCTCGTGGCGGAAGCCGACGGCGCCATCGCCGGCTACGCCTATGCCAGCCTCTACCGCGAGCGTTTCGCCTATCGATTCACGTGCGAGGACTCGGTCTATGTCGACGCGCGTTTCGCCGGCCGGGGCATCGGGCGCGCGCTTCTCGAAGCGCTCGTGGAGGCGTGCGCACAGCGCGGGTACCGCCAGATGATCGCGGTGATCGGCGACAGCGCGAACGCCGCCTCCATCGCCGTGCATCGCGCCTGCGGCTTCGAGCTCACCGGGACGTTCCGCTCGATCGGATTCAAGCACGGCCGCTGGGTGGACACCGTGCTCATGCAGCGTACGATGGGCGAAGGCGATCGCACGCCGCCATGACACCGGACACGGCCACCCCCTCCCTCCCTCCCACGCCGCCGTCGCGGCGCGCGGAATTCCGTTTCGACGGCGATGCGCGGGAGTACTTCCGCATCTGGATCGTGAATCTCTTCCTCTCGGTGGTGACGCTCGGGATCTATTCGGCGTGGGCGAAGGTCCGCAAGAAGCGCTACTTCGCGGGCAACACCTGGGTCGCCGGTGCGAACTTCGACTATCACGGCAACCCGGTCTCGATCCTGAAAGGCCGCGCCATCGCGGTCGCCACGTTCATCGTGTATTCCGTGGTGGACAACTTCTTTCCCAAGGTGGGCTACGCGCTGTTGCTGGCGCTGGTCTTCGCGGCGCCGTGGCTGGTGGTGCGCACGCTCCAGTTCAACGCGGCGAACACGAGCCACCGCAACGTGCGCTTCCATTTCCACGGCCGGTATCCCGAAGCGCTGGCGGCCATCGCCCCGCTGATCGTGTGGCCGCTGATCGGGATCGCCGTCGGATGGAACATGTCCTCCCTTCCTGCCTCGGGTACCGAGTTCTTCATCCTCAGCATGCCCTTCATCGCCTTCGCGGCCGTGTATCCGCGCGTGGTGGGCGCGCTCAAGCTCTTCCACGTGCGTCACGCCGCGTTCGGTGAGGCGCGCTTCGCGCTGGACCTCCCGATGGGCGACTTCTACCGCATCTACATCGCGGCGGCGGTGGGCGCGTTCGGCCTCTTGATCGTCGGCATGGTCCCGATCGCACTGATGGCCTCGCTCTCGCCGCTCCCCGGGCTGATGGTGGCGTGGCAGGCCGTCTACCTCGGGGTTGCCGCGGTGTTCTTGGCGTATACGCGGTCCCACGTCGCGAACCTCGTGTTCAACCAGGCGCGGATGCAGGGGGGCGTGCGATTCGTGAGCACGCTCACGACCTCGCGGCTGGCGAAGATCTACTTCGGCAACCTGCTCGCGATCGCCGTCTCCTTCGGCCTGCTCGTGCCGTGGGCCGTGATCCGCACCGCGCGCTATCGCGCCTCGTGCCTCGCCCTCGAAAGCGACGGGGAGATGGACGGCGTGCTGGCCGGCGTCTCCGAGAACGTCGGCGCCGCCGGCGACGAGATGGGCGAGCTCTTCGACGTGGACGTCTCGCTGTGAGCGCCTTCGACGCCGACTACTTCGACGGCCGCTCGTCGCGCCGCCACCCGGTTCGCGCCGAAGCGACGGGCGGTCTCCTTCGTGTCGCGGGCGAGAGCATCGCCCTGGAGGCCGCGCTGCCGGACCTGCGCTTCCTGCCCCGCGTGGGCGGCACGCCGCTGCGGATCGCGCTGCCGGACGGCGGCCTGCTGGTCGCGACGGATTTCAACGCGGTCGATGCGGCGGTGGGCGTTCCGCTCGAGACCGACCTTGCGCACCGGATGGAGTCGCACGCGCGCATCGTCGCGGCGGCGCTCGCCTTCATCGTGGGGCTGGGCGTCTTCGGGTACTACTACGGCATTCCCTGGGCCGCGGACCGCATTGCCGATCGCCTGCCCTACGAGGCCGAAACCGCCCTCTCCGGAGATTTCATGGATGCGATCGACCGGGCCTTCTTCGAGCCGAGCAAGCTCGAAGCGGCACGCCGCGAAGACCTCAAGGCGGACTTCCAGGCGCTCGTGGCGGCTTCGGGGCTGCCCGCTTCGACGCGCGTGGAATTCCGCGTGAGCAAGTTGCTGGGCGCCAACGCGGTCGCGATCCCCGGCGGCACGGTGATCATGACCGATGCCCTCGTGAAGCCGATGACCGACGCGGAGGTCGTGGGTGTCATGGCCCACGAGCTGGGCCACCTCAAGCGCCGCCACGGATTGCGCGTGGTGATCGGCGGATCGCTCTACGCCGTGCTGTCGTTCACCTTCCTGGGCGACGCGGGTGCGCTCGCTTCGCTCGCGAGCACGGCCCCGCAGATCATCGTGCAGTCGGGGTACTCGCGCGACTACGAGCGCGAGGCGGACGCCTACGCGGTCGACCTGCTGCGCGCCGCCGGCCGTCCTCCGGGGGACTACGCCGCGGCCCTCGAGGCGCTTTCGCGGATCGTCCACAAGGACGGCGAGCGCCGCGGCTCCGAGTGGACCTACCTGTCCTCCCATCCGGACCTCGCGGAACGGATCGAGCGCGCACGGGAGGCGAAATGAGCGTCCGCATGCCGCATCCGGTCCCCGTCGAACCGGCCGACACGATCGCCGATGTCTTCGCGCGCCGCGTCGCGCTGACGCCCGGTGCGTTCGCCTACCGGGAGTACGACCCCTCGATCCAGACCTGGCGCGGCCACAAGTGGTCCGAGATCGCCCGCGACGCCGGGCGCGTCCGCGCGGCGCTGCTCGCCGAAGGCCTCCAGGCCGGCGACCGCGTGGCGATCATGCTTCGCAACTGCTGCGACTGGGTGGCGTTCGACCAGGGTGCGCACGCCGAAGGCATCGTCGTGGTGCCGCTCTACGTCGAGGACCGGCCGGAGAACTTCGCCTACATCCTCGACAACGCGGGCGTCCAGGTGATCCTCGTGGAGGGCGAAGAGCACGTGAAGCGCCTTCGCGAGGTCGCCACGAGCACGCCGACGCTGAAGCGCATCGTCACCGTGAAGGACGTGAGTGGGGACGATCCTCGCGTGCGTTCGCTCGCGCAGTGGCTCCCCGCAGAGCCTTCGACGGCGCCACCCGTGCGAGTAGGTGGCAACACGCTGGCCACCATCGTCTACACCTCGGGCACCACCGGCAAGCCGAAGGGCGTGATGCTCTCGCACCAGAACATGCTGCAGAACGTGAAGTCCGCGCTCGGCGCCTACCAGGTCTATACGAGCGACGTGTTCCTCTCGTTCCTCCCGCTGTCTCACATGTTCGAGCGCACGGTGGGTTATTACCTCACGATGACCGCGGGTGCCCTCGTGACGTTCGCGCGCTCCACGCAGCAGCTCACGGAAGACTTCAAGACGGCCCGGCCCACGGTGATCGTCTCCGTGCCGCGCATCTTCGAGCGCCTGCACGCGGGCGTGCACGCGAGCCTCTCCGATGCCTCGCCGATGAAGAAGCGGCTCTTCGAGCTCACGCATCGCACCGGCTGGGCGATCTTCGAGTGGCGCCAGGGCCGCGGCGCGTTCTACCCGAGCTTCCTGCTGTGGCCGCTGCTCAAGTCGCTGGTGGCGTCGAAGCTGCTCGACCGCATGGGCGGAAGGCTGCGCCTGTGCATCAGCGGCGGTGCGGCGCTGAACCCGAGCATCTCGCACACCTTCATCGGGCTGGGCCTGCCGATCTGCCAGGGCTACGGGCTCACCGAGGCGGCGCCGATCATCAGCGGCAACCGCCTCGA includes the following:
- a CDS encoding 3-hydroxyacyl-CoA dehydrogenase NAD-binding domain-containing protein; protein product: MQLTHWKLDVDADNLAWLWFDRADSATNTFSTEALLELRKMCEHLRSMAPKGLAILSAKENGFAAGADIDEFTRLKDAEEAQRFLVLGNEVFDQVEALPFPTLAMIHGFCMGGGTELALACKYRIADDGPKTKMALPEVMIGIVPGWGGAKRMPRLIGAAAALDLMLTGRGVDGRKAKKLGLVDAVTPKRHFPNAVRQFLLAPPSVHKPAFMAAVTDWPGVRNLVAKMSLKEVAKKARRDHYPAPYAIVELWRDFGGDVRNVPREHPASMQSLFKHPTTANLIRLFKLQDRLKALGKSDLPPIRHLHVIGAGAMGGDIAAWASLRGVTVTLQDLAPERIAPAIKRAHELYTKRLKLPHLIQAAMDRLIPDVAGSGVAKADLIIEAIVENAEVKKKLFAQVEPKMKAGAILASNTSSIPLQELFDALKRPERLVGLHFFNPVAQMMLVEIVESPRTPQHVMLAGQAFAKQIDKLPLPCKSAPGFLVNRVLTPYLNEAMLMVDEGIPPETIDAAAKDFGMPMGPIELADMVGLDVGWAVGQELAKPGAIVPKKLKALVDGKRFGKKSGEGFYKWVNGKPVKSSPGPGSVDLKALADRMVLPMLNEAVACVREKIVADADLCDAGIVFGTGFAPHRGGPIQYIRQRGKPELLAILEELRKHHGERFTADAGWQLI
- a CDS encoding acyl-CoA dehydrogenase, with product MIPILATLAGVIAVAWILAYHRANGIAWTLGLAAFAAYLTWFTSVPLGTLGIVWAAVAIFALLSTVKPIRRAIVTRPIFGIYKKVLPQISQTEQEALDAGSIWWDADLFTGKPDWAKLLAYPVPRLSAEEQAFIDGPVEELCGMLDEYRVHENMDLSPEEWKFIRDKGFLGIIIPKSYGGLGFSAFAHSEIVTKISTRSGAAAVTVMVPNSLGPAELLIHYGTEAQKNHYLPRLAKGQEIPCFALTNPEAGSDAGAIPDKGIVCKGMHEGKEVIGIRMTWDKRYITLAPVATILGLAFKLFDPEKLLGGEEELGITLALVPTSHKGVEIGRRHLPLGSAFMNGPTHGKDVFIPMDWIIGGQPMVGKGWRMLVECLAAGRSISLPSLSMAAGKLGSRASGAYARVRSQFKTPIGKFEGIEEPLARIGGYTYMMDGTRRMTMAALDLGEKPSVISAICKYHMTERMRTILNDAMDIHGGKGIMLGKNNYLGRAYQTIPIAITVEGANILTRSLIIFGQGAIRCHPFVLKEIRAASENNLVTFDAALFGHFSFTLSNAARSLWLGITGAKGVSVPGSPETKRYLQMMTRFSSAFALLADTSMFVLGGNLKRKEKISGRLGDILSMLYMASATIKRFHDEGRQKDDIALLTWSVNDAFFKMQVAMDGVLANFPNRFIAGVLRFLVFPKGLTLTAPYDKWGSRVAQILITPGAARDRLTAGAYIPRDENDVVGRLEFAMEAVIKADPIEHKIRAAQKEGKLPQRSVAERRLAALNQGLVTKEEYEHLLYTDRLRHDVVKVDDHPFDLARHSPEETQWQPPKTAASM
- a CDS encoding YjgN family protein, producing MTPDTATPSLPPTPPSRRAEFRFDGDAREYFRIWIVNLFLSVVTLGIYSAWAKVRKKRYFAGNTWVAGANFDYHGNPVSILKGRAIAVATFIVYSVVDNFFPKVGYALLLALVFAAPWLVVRTLQFNAANTSHRNVRFHFHGRYPEALAAIAPLIVWPLIGIAVGWNMSSLPASGTEFFILSMPFIAFAAVYPRVVGALKLFHVRHAAFGEARFALDLPMGDFYRIYIAAAVGAFGLLIVGMVPIALMASLSPLPGLMVAWQAVYLGVAAVFLAYTRSHVANLVFNQARMQGGVRFVSTLTTSRLAKIYFGNLLAIAVSFGLLVPWAVIRTARYRASCLALESDGEMDGVLAGVSENVGAAGDEMGELFDVDVSL
- a CDS encoding hotdog fold domain-containing protein encodes the protein MNRALAAWQRMEGKPFGKALFSRVICWKAPYFGSISPRIEEFRPGFARVSMKKRRAVQNHIGTVHAIAMCNLAEMAAGTLTEISIPASMRWLPKGMQVEYLKKAETDVEAHATVGAVTEGASQDVPVTVEVKNRAGETVVRAVITMWVTPRKKS
- a CDS encoding AMP-dependent synthetase/ligase, which translates into the protein MSVRMPHPVPVEPADTIADVFARRVALTPGAFAYREYDPSIQTWRGHKWSEIARDAGRVRAALLAEGLQAGDRVAIMLRNCCDWVAFDQGAHAEGIVVVPLYVEDRPENFAYILDNAGVQVILVEGEEHVKRLREVATSTPTLKRIVTVKDVSGDDPRVRSLAQWLPAEPSTAPPVRVGGNTLATIVYTSGTTGKPKGVMLSHQNMLQNVKSALGAYQVYTSDVFLSFLPLSHMFERTVGYYLTMTAGALVTFARSTQQLTEDFKTARPTVIVSVPRIFERLHAGVHASLSDASPMKKRLFELTHRTGWAIFEWRQGRGAFYPSFLLWPLLKSLVASKLLDRMGGRLRLCISGGAALNPSISHTFIGLGLPICQGYGLTEAAPIISGNRLEKNDPTSIGSPLPGVEIAFDEAGALLAKGPNIMLGYWKNEEATAKVLNASGWLNTGDRARIENGFLYITGRIKEIIVLGNGEKVPPVDMELAVQLDPLFEQVMIVGEGKPYLGALVVLSKEAAAKGPVDEKALTARVGALVKGFPGYAQIRRIAIVPERWTVENGMLTPTLKLKRGPIGEKHQDLIDQIYKGH
- a CDS encoding acetyl-CoA C-acetyltransferase; this translates as MAAPENRRVHVVDGARTPFLRAKTGLGPFTGSDLAVAAARPLVARQPFEATAFDEVIVGAAMPSADEANIGRVVSLRVGCGEKVPAWTVMRNCASGLQAIDTAYLNILAGRSSLVLAGGTDAMSHAPLLYGPVMVNWLAQWYAAKSFGQKAALATRFRLSQLAPVIAILRGLTDPVVKLSMGSTAEIVAKRFGITRPMMDAYAVESHRRLAFAQDNGYLKEIEPLYDGDGTVYAADDGLRRDSSVEKLAKLKPVFDKTYGNVTAGNSSQITDGAAMLVIASEDVVREYNLKPLGTIVDSHWGALDPAEMGLGPVHAITPLLQRNHLKLEDMDAIEINEAFAAQVLGCVEAFADPAYMKEHFGGSVGQVDRAKLNVDGGAIALGHPIGASGARVVLHALKVLERTGGKRAVASLCIGGGQGGAMLLERA
- a CDS encoding GNAT family N-acetyltransferase; this translates as MKLREATAADIEAIAAIYGHHVRTGLASFEIDAPDAAEMQRRFEALRAKGFPYLVAEADGAIAGYAYASLYRERFAYRFTCEDSVYVDARFAGRGIGRALLEALVEACAQRGYRQMIAVIGDSANAASIAVHRACGFELTGTFRSIGFKHGRWVDTVLMQRTMGEGDRTPP
- a CDS encoding alpha/beta hydrolase family protein — protein: MEEQRGTAAAADGHELAVTRFAAQEPAFASVLIAGAMGVRQDFYAPLARFLAANGMHVLTFDYRGMGWSRRRPMRGFEADISLWVERDVAAMLAEARQAAPALPLCVLGHSLGGQILGVTPGAEGVRAAVTVCAGSGYYRYNDRIPLQVRLLWFVFMPLLIPIFGYFPGKALRVVGDLPRGVATQWRKWCLHPDYIASESAAYREAFLRVKAPLLGYSFEDDELITKPAIDNLHGLYANAALERRHLRPSDVARLAVGHFGYFSERSRDTLWQDTLAWLRTKVR
- a CDS encoding M48 family metallopeptidase, which produces MSAFDADYFDGRSSRRHPVRAEATGGLLRVAGESIALEAALPDLRFLPRVGGTPLRIALPDGGLLVATDFNAVDAAVGVPLETDLAHRMESHARIVAAALAFIVGLGVFGYYYGIPWAADRIADRLPYEAETALSGDFMDAIDRAFFEPSKLEAARREDLKADFQALVAASGLPASTRVEFRVSKLLGANAVAIPGGTVIMTDALVKPMTDAEVVGVMAHELGHLKRRHGLRVVIGGSLYAVLSFTFLGDAGALASLASTAPQIIVQSGYSRDYEREADAYAVDLLRAAGRPPGDYAAALEALSRIVHKDGERRGSEWTYLSSHPDLAERIERAREAK
- a CDS encoding DUF4442 domain-containing protein; this encodes MSQGFLSKLTFGPRRMRWLFNLWPPFRGMGVKVREISPDFRHAIVELRMRLLNRNYVGSHFGGSIYAMTDPFYMVMMMNNLGRDYVVWDKMGTVKYLKPGHGTLTAEFVVTQAMVDEAIASTAEGAKFEPTYAVELKDREGAVVATVEKTLYIRKKK